The Lacrimispora xylanolytica genome has a segment encoding these proteins:
- a CDS encoding polyribonucleotide nucleotidyltransferase, giving the protein MYKSFSMELAGRTLTVEVGRVAKQANGAAFMHYGDTVVLATATASDKPRDGIDFFPLSVEYEEKLYAVGKIPGGFNKREGKASENSVLTSRVIDRPMRPLFPKDYRNDVTLDNIVMSVDQDCSPELTAMLGSAIATSISDIPFDGPCATTQVGLVDGEFVINPTQAQKQASDMALTVASVRDKVIMIEAGANEVAEDLMIEAIFKAHEVNKEIIKFIDTIVAECGKPKHTYTSCAVPDELFAAIREVVPPAEMEVAVFTDEKQVREENIKNITAKLQEAFADNEEWLSVLGEAIYQYQKKTVRKMILKDHKRPDGRAMDQIRHLAAEVDMLPRVHGSAMFTRGQTQILNICTLAPLSESQRLDGIDNMETSKRYMHHYNFPSFSVGETRPSRGPGRREIGHGALAEKALVPVLPSEVEFPYAIRTVSETMESNGSTSQASICSSSMALMAAGVPIKSAVAGISCGLVTGDSDDDYIVLTDIQGLEDFFGDMDFKVGGTHKGITAIQMDIKIHGLTRPIIEEAIRTTREARLYILDEVMAKAISEPRKEVGKYAPKIDQISIDPQKIGDVVGKQGKVINKIIEETGVKIDISDDGSVSVCGTDQDMIDRAIQIIKSIVTEIEAGQIMTGKVVRIMNFGAFVELAPNKDGMIHISKLSEKRVAKVEDVVNIGDVVTVKVVEVDKMGRINLSMKPSDMTAKAEEAKEEKEVKENE; this is encoded by the coding sequence ATGTACAAGAGTTTTAGTATGGAACTGGCCGGCAGAACATTAACCGTTGAAGTCGGCAGAGTAGCGAAGCAGGCAAATGGAGCGGCATTCATGCATTACGGAGATACCGTAGTATTGGCTACCGCAACTGCTTCCGACAAGCCAAGGGATGGAATTGATTTCTTCCCTCTGAGCGTAGAATATGAAGAAAAACTGTATGCCGTAGGTAAGATTCCAGGCGGCTTTAACAAAAGAGAGGGAAAAGCCTCTGAGAATTCGGTTCTGACATCACGTGTTATCGACCGTCCCATGAGACCTTTATTCCCAAAAGATTACCGTAACGACGTTACGTTAGATAACATCGTAATGTCCGTTGATCAGGATTGCAGCCCAGAGCTTACCGCTATGTTAGGTTCTGCCATTGCTACTTCTATTTCTGATATTCCTTTTGACGGTCCTTGCGCGACCACTCAGGTAGGTCTTGTTGACGGCGAGTTCGTCATCAATCCGACTCAGGCTCAGAAGCAGGCGTCTGACATGGCTCTTACCGTAGCCTCTGTAAGAGACAAAGTCATTATGATTGAAGCAGGAGCCAATGAAGTTGCGGAAGATTTAATGATCGAAGCTATCTTTAAAGCTCACGAAGTAAACAAGGAAATCATTAAGTTTATTGATACCATTGTAGCAGAGTGCGGAAAACCAAAACACACCTATACAAGCTGTGCAGTTCCAGATGAATTATTTGCTGCCATTCGTGAAGTAGTTCCTCCTGCAGAGATGGAAGTTGCTGTTTTCACCGATGAAAAGCAGGTAAGAGAAGAGAACATCAAGAACATTACCGCAAAGCTTCAGGAAGCATTTGCAGATAATGAAGAGTGGCTTTCTGTACTGGGAGAGGCAATTTATCAGTACCAGAAAAAGACCGTTCGTAAGATGATCTTAAAGGATCACAAGCGTCCTGACGGCCGTGCTATGGATCAAATCCGCCATCTGGCAGCTGAAGTAGATATGCTTCCAAGAGTTCACGGTTCTGCTATGTTCACCCGTGGTCAAACTCAGATTTTAAATATTTGTACTCTTGCTCCATTATCTGAAAGCCAGAGATTAGACGGCATCGATAATATGGAGACCTCTAAGAGATATATGCACCACTACAATTTCCCTTCCTTCTCTGTAGGTGAGACAAGACCTTCCAGAGGTCCGGGACGTCGTGAAATCGGTCATGGTGCATTAGCTGAAAAAGCATTGGTTCCTGTACTTCCTTCAGAAGTAGAGTTCCCATATGCAATCCGTACCGTTTCTGAGACCATGGAATCCAACGGTTCCACCTCTCAGGCCAGCATCTGTTCTTCCTCTATGGCATTAATGGCAGCAGGTGTTCCGATCAAGTCAGCCGTTGCAGGTATTTCCTGTGGTCTGGTTACTGGAGATTCTGATGACGATTACATCGTTCTTACAGATATCCAGGGACTGGAAGACTTCTTTGGCGATATGGACTTTAAGGTAGGCGGTACTCATAAGGGAATCACAGCCATTCAGATGGATATCAAGATTCACGGTTTAACAAGACCAATCATCGAAGAGGCAATCCGCACCACAAGAGAAGCAAGACTTTATATTCTTGACGAAGTAATGGCAAAGGCCATCAGCGAGCCAAGAAAAGAAGTTGGTAAGTATGCTCCTAAGATTGACCAGATCTCCATTGATCCTCAGAAGATCGGTGATGTTGTTGGTAAGCAGGGTAAGGTTATCAATAAGATCATTGAAGAGACTGGCGTTAAAATCGACATCTCTGATGACGGCAGCGTTTCTGTATGTGGAACCGATCAGGATATGATTGACCGTGCCATTCAGATCATTAAGAGCATCGTAACTGAAATCGAGGCTGGTCAGATCATGACAGGTAAGGTAGTGAGAATCATGAACTTTGGTGCTTTCGTAGAGCTTGCACCGAATAAAGATGGTATGATTCACATTTCCAAGCTGTCTGAGAAGAGAGTTGCCAAGGTAGAAGATGTGGTTAATATCGGCGATGTAGTTACCGTTAAGGTAGTTGAGGTTGATAAGATGGGAAGAATCAACTTAAGCATGAAGCCAAGCGATATGACTGCAAAGGCAGAAGAAGCCAAAGAAGAGAAAGAAGTAAAAGAAAACGAATAA
- the rpsO gene encoding 30S ribosomal protein S15: MISKEKKTAIIAEFGRKPGDTGSPEVQIAILTERITELTDHLQKNPKDHHSRRGLLMMVGQRRGLLDYLKKTDLEGYRALIERLGIRK; this comes from the coding sequence ATGATTTCAAAGGAAAAGAAAACAGCAATTATCGCAGAATTTGGCAGAAAGCCTGGCGACACAGGTTCACCTGAAGTACAGATTGCAATTCTCACAGAGAGAATTACAGAATTAACAGATCACCTTCAGAAGAACCCAAAAGATCATCACTCCAGAAGAGGTCTTCTGATGATGGTTGGACAGAGAAGAGGTCTTCTTGATTACTTAAAGAAGACAGACTTAGAGGGCTATCGTGCTTTAATCGAAAGATTAGGAATCAGAAAATAA
- a CDS encoding amidohydrolase, whose protein sequence is MRTVIKNVIVVTMNEAREIFSPGYLLFEHDTIIAAGPMKELTEEILAGASQIDGKQGILMPGMVNLHTHMGMIPFRGLGDDCKDRLRVFLIPMENKAMDEEMVYLSTRYAAGEMLLSGVTSVLDMYYYEEEAARAMDEMGIRGIAGQTVMDEGACDFSDPYEAISYGERLIKKYHSHPRISACIAPHGTSTCSSEVLKAAYSIDSSYEVPFTLHTAEMDYEMDFFEKEYSMTPAEYLDSIGVLGKDTLAAHCIHMTGKDLDLFKERGARVAHCIGSNTKAAKGVAPVTEMLKRNIPVGLGTDGPASGNTLDILTQMKLCADFHKNETKDRSAFPAEIIVSLATIEGARAMGLHLVTGSLEPGKQADLVLIETQSANMFPVYDPYSALVYSANPSNVEAVFVAGECLVKDKKLVKTDLDGLRNQLFQKMKGTDFQKHMGKTE, encoded by the coding sequence GTGAGAACTGTAATTAAAAATGTAATAGTGGTAACCATGAATGAGGCAAGAGAGATTTTTAGTCCCGGTTACCTATTGTTTGAACATGATACGATAATAGCAGCTGGACCAATGAAAGAGCTGACAGAGGAAATCCTGGCAGGTGCCAGTCAAATAGATGGAAAGCAAGGAATACTCATGCCTGGAATGGTCAATCTCCATACTCATATGGGGATGATTCCATTCAGGGGACTTGGGGATGACTGTAAGGACCGCCTTCGGGTATTTTTAATTCCCATGGAAAATAAGGCCATGGACGAGGAAATGGTCTATTTATCCACCCGATACGCCGCAGGTGAGATGCTTCTTTCTGGTGTGACTTCTGTTTTAGATATGTACTACTATGAAGAAGAGGCAGCAAGGGCCATGGATGAGATGGGAATCAGAGGCATTGCCGGTCAGACGGTGATGGATGAGGGGGCGTGTGATTTTTCCGACCCTTATGAGGCGATTTCCTATGGAGAGCGGCTGATTAAAAAATATCACTCCCACCCCAGAATCTCAGCCTGTATTGCGCCTCACGGTACCAGTACCTGCTCCAGTGAGGTTTTAAAGGCTGCTTATTCCATTGATTCCTCTTATGAGGTTCCATTTACCCTTCATACGGCGGAGATGGACTATGAGATGGATTTTTTTGAAAAAGAATACTCCATGACACCGGCAGAGTATTTAGACAGCATTGGAGTTCTTGGAAAGGATACTCTGGCCGCTCATTGCATTCATATGACAGGGAAAGACTTAGACCTTTTTAAAGAAAGGGGAGCCAGGGTAGCTCACTGCATCGGCTCTAATACAAAGGCCGCAAAGGGTGTGGCTCCTGTAACCGAAATGTTAAAAAGAAACATTCCGGTTGGACTTGGAACGGACGGTCCTGCCAGCGGAAACACCCTGGATATCTTAACCCAGATGAAGCTTTGTGCTGATTTTCATAAAAATGAAACAAAGGACAGAAGTGCATTTCCAGCAGAGATCATTGTCTCCCTGGCTACCATTGAGGGAGCAAGAGCCATGGGACTCCATTTGGTGACCGGTTCTTTGGAGCCTGGAAAACAGGCGGATCTGGTATTAATAGAAACCCAGTCAGCCAATATGTTCCCTGTCTATGACCCATATTCCGCCCTTGTCTACAGTGCAAACCCCTCCAATGTGGAAGCCGTATTCGTAGCAGGAGAATGTCTTGTTAAGGATAAAAAGCTGGTAAAAACCGATTTGGACGGCTTAAGAAACCAACTGTTTCAGAAAATGAAAGGCACAGACTTTCAAAAACACATGGGTAAAACGGAATAA